Proteins encoded by one window of Tunturibacter psychrotolerans:
- a CDS encoding DUF3861 domain-containing protein, whose product MSYRYRITIETLGSRTSHGEDEASLQFCTDNHDNLLEIVEAIRSKRLLDKDKSASLAIGLKLFSEVILEMRKNQMFAPLVLPIRNFIEQLKRVKVEDRTGRP is encoded by the coding sequence ATGTCATATCGCTACAGAATCACGATTGAAACACTCGGCTCTCGGACCTCGCATGGCGAGGATGAGGCGAGTTTGCAGTTCTGCACCGACAATCACGACAACTTACTTGAGATTGTGGAGGCAATTCGATCGAAACGCCTGCTCGACAAGGACAAGTCTGCATCGTTGGCGATCGGCCTCAAACTTTTCAGCGAGGTCATTCTTGAAATGAGAAAAAACCAGATGTTCGCACCGCTTGTGCTTCCGATTCGCAACTTCATTGAGCAACTGAAGCGTGTGAAGGTCGAAGACAGAACTGGCAGGCCCTAA